The DNA sequence ACAGCCCGCACTGGCCAGCCAGCGGGCCGGCAGATAGTCCGACAGGCGCCCCGCCAACGGCGCCACACAGGCCATGGTGAGCGCCTGCACCAGCAGGACATGACCGGCATCCGCCGCGCTGTAACCCCGCACATATTGCAGGTACAGGCTGAGCAGAAACCCGAGCGGATAACTGCTGGCGTACATGAACAGCGCCGTCATCAGGGAGAAGGAGAACAAGCGGGACTCGCGGAACATCTGTACGCGAATCAGCGGCTGCTCCCGGCGAGCCTGGCGGCGAATGAACACCACCAGTAAAACGAAAGAAAAGGCCAGTACCGCGCTCTGCCACAACCCGGGCAGCCCGGTCAGGCCGATAACCAGGGCAATGGCCCAGAGCGCAAAAGTCAGGGCGCCGCCCCAATCAAACCGGTTTTCGCGCTCGCCGAACCAGTCTCCGGACACCCGCCAGGCAATCAGTGACACCACCAACACCACAATCGGCAAAGGCAGCAGGAAGACAAACCGCCAGCCGAAGGCATCGGTCACCCAACCGCCCAAGGCCGGCGCCAAGGTCAGGCCGAAGTACACGCAGGCCGCATTGAGCCCCAGGGGTAAACCGCGCTTCTCCGGTGGAAACACCGAAATCAGCAGGGCCATGCTGGTGGCAAACATCATCGCCGCCCCCATCCCCTGAAAGAAGCGCAGCACCAGTACCATTTCAATGGAGTTGACGAAAAATGCCAGGGCACTGGCGCTACTGTTGAGCGCAATGCCCCAGAGAAAGACCCGTTTGCGGCCCACCTGGTCGGCCAGCTTGCCCGCCGGAAGCATGAAGATGATGTTGGCGATCAGGACAATGGTGGGCACCCAACTGACCAGCACCGCACTGGCGTTCAACTCCCTGGCCATAGTGGGCAAGGCGACATTCACCGAAGCCATTCCCAGAGGCGCGACAAAGGCCCCCAGGCACACAGCGATTAACACCCACCAGGGCGACACTGGCGCGGCGCGTTGCGGCTCGTTCACAGGCAACTCCACATAGAGGGCACGCCCTGCCCCGTGTCACAGGGGGCGGGCAGGGATCAAAATCAGGTCAGGACGCAGCGCGCGATACCGTCCGCCCCTGCCAGGTGAAATCCACCGGCCAGAGGTTCTGGCGCTGCTTATCGTAATCGGCCCACAGCCGGGCGTAGGTCTCGCCCTTGCTCGGGTGTAGATGGTTCGGGGCGATTTCCGCCATGGGCCAGAGTACAAAGGCGTTCTT is a window from the Marinimicrobium koreense genome containing:
- a CDS encoding MFS transporter, giving the protein MNEPQRAAPVSPWWVLIAVCLGAFVAPLGMASVNVALPTMARELNASAVLVSWVPTIVLIANIIFMLPAGKLADQVGRKRVFLWGIALNSSASALAFFVNSIEMVLVLRFFQGMGAAMMFATSMALLISVFPPEKRGLPLGLNAACVYFGLTLAPALGGWVTDAFGWRFVFLLPLPIVVLVVSLIAWRVSGDWFGERENRFDWGGALTFALWAIALVIGLTGLPGLWQSAVLAFSFVLLVVFIRRQARREQPLIRVQMFRESRLFSFSLMTALFMYASSYPLGFLLSLYLQYVRGYSAADAGHVLLVQALTMACVAPLAGRLSDYLPARWLASAGCFCTLCGYGLLSTLGVATAPGFIVLALFLVGLGFGCFSSPNNHVVMQSAHSSEVGVAAATLNLARVVGNLVGMSLVNLFVYWNLGNQPLNETLSEPLLRTFSQAMLLALAFLTCATLISLLRGASGAEQKKPGD